The proteins below are encoded in one region of Pseudomonadota bacterium:
- a CDS encoding ABC transporter permease, which yields MARLELSGPAKWAINLAIPVLFGVTLLVLWEGIVRGLDVPQVVMPPPSMVWDRIVESTDMLWADFVQTFVRAVIPGYLMGCALGFTIAVLIDRSPFWKAGIMPVGNLMSALPIIGIAPIMVMWFGFDWPSKAAVVVVMTFFPMLVNTMAGLSAAGRMERDLMQTYASSYGQELVKLRLPAAMPFIFNALKINSTLALIGAIVAEFFGTPIVGMGFRISTAVGSLNIDLVWAEIFVAALAGSLTYGAIALLERRITFWHPSMRRAR from the coding sequence ATGGCCCGCCTTGAGCTTTCTGGGCCGGCGAAGTGGGCGATCAACCTCGCGATCCCTGTCCTGTTCGGCGTAACGCTGCTGGTGCTGTGGGAAGGCATCGTCCGCGGCCTAGACGTGCCCCAAGTGGTCATGCCGCCGCCCTCCATGGTGTGGGACCGGATCGTCGAGTCAACCGACATGCTCTGGGCCGACTTCGTGCAGACCTTCGTCCGCGCCGTTATTCCCGGCTACCTGATGGGCTGTGCATTGGGCTTCACCATCGCGGTGCTCATCGACCGCTCGCCGTTCTGGAAGGCGGGCATCATGCCGGTCGGCAACCTCATGAGTGCGCTGCCCATTATCGGGATCGCGCCGATCATGGTGATGTGGTTCGGCTTCGATTGGCCGTCCAAGGCGGCCGTCGTGGTCGTCATGACCTTCTTTCCGATGCTGGTGAACACCATGGCCGGGCTCTCCGCGGCGGGGCGCATGGAGCGCGATCTGATGCAGACCTACGCTTCTTCCTACGGGCAGGAACTGGTGAAGCTGCGCTTGCCGGCAGCTATGCCGTTTATCTTCAACGCTTTGAAAATAAACTCAACTTTGGCGCTGATTGGGGCAATCGTTGCTGAATTTTTCGGCACCCCGATCGTCGGTATGGGCTTTAGAATTTCAACCGCCGTTGGCAGCCTGAATATCGATCTGGTGTGGGCAGAAATTTTCGTCGCCGCCTTGGCAGGATCGCTCACCTATGGTGCGATAGCGCTACTGGAGCGGCGGATCACATTCTGGCACCCGTCCATGCGGCGGGCGCGCTAG
- the hydA gene encoding dihydropyrimidinase, whose protein sequence is MTTTIKNGTIVTADLTYKADIKIEDGKIAEIGPNLSGGTELDASGCYVMPGGIDPHVHLEMPFMGTYSSDDFESGTRAALSGGTTMVVDFCLPNPEQSLLEAIDRWDNKSTRANCDYSFHMAITWWGEQVWNEMETVVRDKGINTFKHFMAYKGALMVDDDEMFSSFQRCAALGALPLVHAENGDVVAQLQEKLMAEGNNGPEAHAYSRPAEVEGEATNRAIMIADMAGVPVYIVHTSSEQAHEAIRRARQNGIRAYGEPLIQHLTLDDSEYTHPDWDHAARRVMSPPFRDKKHQDSLWAGLAAGSLQVVATDHCAFTTEQKRNGVGDFRLIPNGTGGLEDRMPMLWTYGVATGRLTMNEFVAVTSTNSAKILNMYPKKGAILEGADADIVVFDPNKEKTITASAQQSAIDYNVFEGKHVKGLPRYTLTRGVVAVDDGAIKTQEGHGKFVKREPFQAVNAAYSTWKEITAPRKVERTGIPASGV, encoded by the coding sequence ATGACCACCACCATCAAGAACGGCACGATCGTCACCGCCGATCTGACCTACAAGGCCGACATTAAAATCGAAGACGGCAAGATCGCCGAGATCGGGCCGAACTTGTCCGGCGGGACCGAATTGGATGCATCTGGCTGCTACGTGATGCCCGGTGGGATCGACCCGCATGTGCATCTCGAAATGCCGTTCATGGGAACCTACTCGTCGGACGATTTCGAGAGCGGCACGCGCGCGGCGCTTTCTGGCGGCACGACGATGGTGGTCGATTTCTGCCTGCCGAACCCCGAGCAGAGCCTTCTTGAGGCCATCGACCGCTGGGACAACAAATCGACCCGCGCGAACTGCGACTACTCCTTCCACATGGCGATCACCTGGTGGGGTGAGCAGGTGTGGAACGAGATGGAGACGGTGGTCAGAGACAAGGGCATCAACACCTTCAAGCACTTCATGGCCTACAAGGGCGCGCTCATGGTGGATGATGATGAGATGTTCTCATCGTTCCAGCGCTGCGCCGCGCTGGGTGCCCTGCCGCTGGTGCATGCCGAGAACGGCGATGTGGTCGCGCAGCTTCAAGAAAAGCTGATGGCCGAGGGCAACAATGGCCCCGAGGCGCACGCCTATTCGCGGCCTGCCGAGGTCGAAGGCGAAGCGACCAACCGCGCGATCATGATCGCCGATATGGCGGGTGTGCCGGTCTACATCGTGCACACCTCCTCCGAGCAGGCGCACGAAGCCATTAGAAGGGCGCGGCAGAACGGAATCCGCGCTTATGGCGAACCGCTGATCCAGCATTTGACGTTGGACGACAGCGAGTACACCCACCCCGATTGGGACCATGCGGCGAGGCGCGTGATGTCTCCCCCGTTCCGGGACAAGAAGCATCAGGATTCGCTGTGGGCGGGCCTCGCAGCGGGGTCACTGCAAGTGGTGGCGACCGACCATTGCGCCTTCACCACTGAGCAGAAGCGCAACGGCGTTGGTGATTTCCGCTTGATCCCGAACGGCACCGGCGGGCTCGAGGACCGCATGCCGATGCTATGGACCTATGGCGTTGCGACCGGTCGGCTGACGATGAACGAGTTCGTCGCGGTTACGTCCACCAACAGTGCCAAGATCCTGAATATGTACCCGAAAAAGGGCGCGATCCTTGAGGGCGCGGACGCGGACATCGTGGTGTTCGACCCGAATAAGGAAAAGACGATCACCGCCAGCGCCCAGCAATCGGCCATCGACTACAATGTGTTCGAGGGCAAGCACGTCAAAGGCCTGCCGCGCTACACGCTCACCCGTGGGGTTGTCGCGGTGGATGACGGTGCCATCAAAACGCAGGAAGGCCACGGCAAGTTCGTTAAGCGCGAGCCGTTCCAGGCCGTCAATGCGGCCTACTCAACGTGGAAAGAGATCACGGCTCCGAGGAAGGTGGAGCGGACGGGTATACCAGCGAGCGGGGTTTAA
- a CDS encoding ABC transporter permease: MITRSVLPILTVLGIILAAWYAGTIGMNWRVETERLERMGLERTFMEKVELTMQMDRPILPAPHQVWAEIQSSVFERSPTSRRSLVYHAWITLSSTLVGFGMGTLLGILLAVGIVHSRVLDKSLLPWIIASQTIPILAIAPMIIIVFNTVGVTGLIPKAFISTYLAFFPVAIGMTKGLRSPEAMHLDLMHTYNASRSEIFWKLRLPSSLPYLFASMKIAVAIALVGAIVGELPTGAVAGLGARLLSGSYYGQTTQIWSALFMAAFMSALLVYSIGWIGAWVNKRMGAREVNV, encoded by the coding sequence ATGATCACCCGCTCCGTCCTCCCCATTCTCACCGTTCTCGGGATCATTCTCGCGGCCTGGTACGCTGGGACGATTGGCATGAACTGGCGGGTCGAGACCGAGCGGCTCGAGCGCATGGGGCTTGAGCGGACCTTCATGGAGAAGGTCGAGCTGACGATGCAGATGGACCGGCCGATCCTGCCGGCGCCGCATCAGGTCTGGGCGGAAATCCAGTCGTCCGTCTTCGAGCGGTCGCCAACCTCGCGCAGGAGCCTTGTCTACCACGCCTGGATCACGCTCTCCTCGACGCTGGTCGGCTTTGGTATGGGCACACTGCTGGGCATTCTACTCGCCGTGGGTATCGTGCATTCGCGGGTGCTCGACAAATCGCTGCTGCCCTGGATTATCGCGTCCCAGACGATCCCGATCCTCGCCATCGCGCCGATGATCATCATCGTGTTCAACACAGTTGGAGTGACGGGGCTGATCCCCAAGGCGTTCATCTCGACCTATCTGGCGTTCTTCCCTGTCGCGATCGGGATGACCAAGGGTCTGCGGTCTCCAGAGGCTATGCATCTCGATCTGATGCACACCTACAATGCGAGCCGATCGGAGATTTTCTGGAAGTTGCGGTTGCCGTCGTCGCTTCCCTATCTGTTCGCCTCGATGAAGATTGCGGTGGCGATTGCGCTTGTCGGCGCCATCGTCGGTGAACTGCCCACCGGCGCCGTCGCAGGGCTCGGCGCGCGGCTCCTGTCCGGTTCGTACTATGGCCAGACCACACAGATCTGGTCGGCGCTGTTCATGGCCGCCTTCATGTCGGCGCTGCTGGTCTATTCCATCGGCTGGATAGGCGCGTGGGTGAACAAGCGCATGGGTGCGCGCGAGGTGAACGTGTGA
- a CDS encoding GIY-YIG nuclease family protein, with amino-acid sequence MSFWVYILASRPHGAVYVGSTGNLHQRVEQHRSGSVSAHTRRYDIHTLVWCEEHGERHLAVKREHQIKRWRRAWKDALIPEMNPTWRDLSAELIG; translated from the coding sequence ATGAGCTTCTGGGTCTACATTCTCGCAAGCCGGCCTCACGGCGCCGTCTACGTTGGCTCAACTGGAAACTTGCACCAGCGCGTTGAGCAGCACCGATCTGGCTCGGTTTCGGCGCACACCAGACGCTATGATATTCATACATTAGTCTGGTGCGAAGAGCATGGAGAACGCCACTTGGCAGTCAAACGAGAGCATCAAATCAAACGCTGGAGGCGCGCTTGGAAAGATGCGCTCATCCCAGAAATGAACCCGACTTGGCGTGATTTGAGCGCTGAACTTATCGGCTAG
- a CDS encoding CIA30 family protein, whose translation MDLQWGYVADTVMGGVSQGSLSEEIVAGRQAWRLRGSISLDNNGGFIQMAADLPPRGGALNASSFSGVAFEAIDVAAFEGLRRGETYNVHLRTADLTRPWQSYRQSFMAGAVWETHRIAFEDFEPHRASAPLDLSRLRRIGVLAIGRPFQADIAIADMRLV comes from the coding sequence ATGGACTTGCAGTGGGGCTATGTTGCCGACACCGTGATGGGTGGCGTCTCGCAGGGATCGCTGAGCGAAGAGATCGTTGCGGGCCGACAGGCGTGGCGGCTGCGCGGCTCGATCAGCCTCGACAACAATGGCGGCTTTATCCAGATGGCAGCGGACCTTCCGCCGCGTGGCGGGGCACTCAATGCGAGCAGCTTCTCTGGTGTGGCGTTTGAGGCCATCGACGTGGCAGCGTTTGAGGGCTTGCGGCGCGGCGAGACATACAATGTGCACCTGCGCACAGCGGACCTGACCCGCCCATGGCAGAGCTACCGCCAGAGCTTCATGGCGGGGGCCGTTTGGGAGACGCACCGGATCGCCTTCGAAGATTTTGAACCGCACCGAGCCTCCGCGCCGCTCGATCTTTCGAGGCTTCGGCGGATCGGGGTGCTTGCCATTGGTCGGCCATTCCAGGCAGATATCGCCATTGCCGATATGCGGTTGGTTTGA
- a CDS encoding agmatine deiminase family protein — MPAEEEPHARTFMQWPVSRAVYDDRRFLRAVQKTIADIANTISQFEPLTMLAAAEHHADLRRQLAGDIELWDIPTEDLWCRGSGPIFVVDDAGGIAAADIRFNGWGDKQVHRHDGQVARRVAERLGIEMLPTGLVGEAGGVEQDGHGLLMAHESSWVNDNRNPGMDRDEIGRRLLAAYGADGVIWSPGVWDEDITDYHIDSLARFTGRNDEGVSRVLLNLPDEPDPRDPFHQAALETHDILAAYDLDLEVIPEPSRRRVRSADFVASYVNYYVCNGGVVAAQFGDDEADDIALDALQRHYPGREVVMLNADALGEIGGGIHCATKEMPG; from the coding sequence ATGCCCGCCGAAGAAGAGCCGCACGCGCGCACCTTCATGCAGTGGCCCGTCAGCCGCGCGGTCTATGATGACCGCCGGTTTCTCCGCGCCGTGCAGAAGACGATTGCCGACATCGCCAACACGATTTCCCAGTTCGAGCCGCTGACCATGCTCGCTGCCGCCGAGCATCATGCTGATCTCCGTCGCCAGCTCGCCGGAGACATCGAGCTTTGGGATATCCCGACCGAGGATCTGTGGTGCCGCGGTTCCGGACCGATCTTTGTCGTCGATGATGCGGGCGGCATCGCCGCCGCCGATATCCGGTTCAACGGCTGGGGCGACAAGCAGGTGCACCGGCATGACGGGCAAGTCGCGCGCCGCGTCGCCGAGCGGCTGGGGATCGAGATGCTGCCGACCGGGCTCGTCGGCGAAGCGGGCGGCGTCGAGCAGGACGGCCATGGCCTTCTGATGGCCCATGAGAGCAGCTGGGTAAACGATAATCGCAATCCGGGAATGGATCGTGACGAGATCGGGCGACGGTTGCTCGCGGCTTACGGTGCGGACGGGGTCATCTGGAGCCCCGGCGTGTGGGACGAGGACATCACCGACTATCACATAGACAGCCTGGCGCGCTTTACCGGCCGCAACGATGAGGGGGTGAGCCGGGTCCTGCTTAACCTTCCAGATGAGCCTGACCCGCGCGATCCCTTTCATCAGGCGGCGCTCGAAACGCATGATATTCTAGCGGCTTACGACCTCGATCTGGAGGTTATCCCGGAGCCTTCACGCCGCCGCGTCCGCTCCGCTGACTTCGTCGCGTCCTACGTGAACTACTATGTCTGCAACGGCGGGGTCGTCGCCGCACAGTTCGGCGATGACGAGGCCGACGACATCGCCCTCGACGCTCTGCAAAGGCACTATCCGGGCCGCGAAGTCGTGATGCTCAACGCCGATGCCCTCGGCGAGATCGGCGGCGGCATCCATTGCGCAACGAAGGAAATGCCAGGGTAG
- the tmpT gene encoding thiopurine S-methyltransferase — MEAAFWQERWRENRIAFHEFQPNPRLVDHVDALNLTGDQHVFVPLCGKTLDLDWLLAKGRTVTGVELNEGAVREVFERQSITPDVEQVGPLKRYRFGALTVFVGDFFALTAEMTGSLDAIYDRAALVAMPETMRADYAAHLSALSGFAPQLLVTYDYDQSQMSGPPFSVPQAKIEAYYASRYAIKQLDDRPISGPLAQRCQGREQTWLLTPMTAA; from the coding sequence ATGGAAGCGGCCTTTTGGCAGGAACGCTGGCGCGAGAACCGCATCGCGTTCCATGAATTTCAGCCCAACCCGCGCCTCGTCGATCATGTCGATGCGCTGAACTTGACCGGCGACCAGCATGTCTTTGTGCCGCTTTGCGGCAAAACGCTCGACCTCGACTGGCTTCTGGCCAAGGGCAGAACCGTCACTGGCGTTGAGCTCAACGAAGGTGCCGTACGGGAAGTTTTTGAACGCCAATCCATCACCCCTGACGTCGAACAGGTGGGGCCGCTCAAGCGCTACCGGTTCGGCGCACTCACCGTGTTTGTCGGGGACTTCTTCGCGTTGACCGCCGAAATGACCGGTTCGCTCGATGCGATCTACGATCGCGCGGCGCTGGTCGCGATGCCAGAAACGATGCGCGCGGACTATGCCGCTCATCTGTCGGCGCTGTCCGGTTTCGCGCCGCAACTTCTGGTGACGTATGATTACGATCAGAGCCAGATGAGCGGCCCGCCGTTTTCGGTGCCGCAAGCAAAAATCGAAGCCTATTACGCGTCCCGCTACGCGATCAAACAGCTGGACGATAGGCCAATTAGCGGGCCCCTCGCGCAACGCTGCCAAGGCCGTGAGCAGACCTGGCTTCTGACGCCTATGACGGCTGCGTAA
- a CDS encoding ABC transporter ATP-binding protein: MTAPPIISAKNLDLVFKTGDGDVHALSDVNLDIQKGDFVSFIGPSGCGKTTFLRVIADLEQPTGGSITVQGTTPRNARLDRAYGYVFQQPALYPWRKIEDNVTLPLEIMGFTKAEQRQRAQKALELVDLAGFGKKFPWQLSGGMQQRASIARALAFDADILLMDEPFGALDEIVRDHLNEQLLALWARTEKTTCFVTHSIPEAAYLSTRIVVMSPRPGRVTDVIESTLPKERPLDIRETPEFLEIAQRVRDGLRAGHAYEEAN, translated from the coding sequence TTGACCGCCCCACCCATTATCTCCGCAAAAAACCTCGATCTCGTCTTCAAGACCGGTGACGGCGATGTTCACGCCCTATCGGACGTCAATCTGGACATTCAGAAGGGCGACTTCGTCTCGTTCATCGGGCCGTCGGGCTGCGGCAAGACCACTTTCCTTCGCGTGATCGCAGACCTTGAACAGCCCACTGGCGGCAGCATCACTGTCCAGGGCACGACACCAAGAAATGCGCGGCTCGACCGGGCCTATGGCTATGTGTTTCAGCAGCCCGCGCTCTACCCGTGGCGCAAGATCGAAGACAATGTCACCCTGCCGCTAGAGATCATGGGCTTCACAAAGGCCGAGCAGCGCCAGCGAGCGCAAAAGGCGCTGGAGCTCGTTGACCTTGCCGGCTTCGGTAAGAAGTTTCCATGGCAATTGTCCGGCGGGATGCAGCAGCGTGCGAGCATCGCGCGCGCGCTGGCGTTCGACGCGGATATCCTCTTGATGGACGAGCCATTCGGCGCGCTCGACGAGATCGTCCGCGATCACCTCAACGAGCAGCTTCTGGCGCTGTGGGCGCGGACCGAAAAGACGACCTGCTTTGTCACCCACTCGATCCCCGAGGCGGCGTATCTCTCCACCCGCATCGTGGTCATGAGCCCGCGCCCGGGCCGCGTCACGGATGTCATCGAGTCAACGCTTCCCAAGGAACGCCCGCTCGATATTCGTGAGACACCCGAGTTCCTCGAAATCGCGCAACGCGTGCGGGATGGGCTTAGGGCAGGGCATGCCTATGAGGAGGCGAACTAA
- a CDS encoding TetR family transcriptional regulator C-terminal domain-containing protein, giving the protein MPKASRIQRANRAAISSAAMTEFSVRGYHGATIDAIAGKAGMSKPNLLYYFPSKEAIYRSCLEQIVEEWLSPLLTLDPQGDPVEELRRYISLKMQMSMDRPEASRLFASEIIAGAPILKDFLEGRLKSVVDEKAGIIRHWIDTGKMAPVDPYHLIFMIWSVTQHYADFDAQIDAVTGGQPRSPGFHEQASQAVLSIILNGVKPR; this is encoded by the coding sequence GTGCCGAAAGCAAGCCGCATTCAGCGCGCCAATCGCGCCGCAATATCATCAGCTGCGATGACCGAGTTTTCCGTGCGCGGTTATCATGGAGCAACCATTGACGCGATCGCCGGCAAAGCGGGCATGTCCAAGCCCAACTTGCTTTACTATTTCCCGTCGAAAGAAGCGATTTATCGCTCCTGTCTGGAGCAGATCGTGGAGGAGTGGCTCAGTCCCCTTCTGACCCTTGATCCGCAAGGCGATCCCGTGGAGGAACTGCGGCGCTACATTTCCCTCAAGATGCAAATGTCGATGGACAGGCCGGAAGCTTCCCGCCTTTTCGCGTCCGAGATCATTGCCGGCGCACCGATCCTCAAGGACTTTCTCGAAGGTCGCCTGAAAAGCGTTGTCGATGAAAAAGCCGGGATCATTCGGCACTGGATCGATACGGGCAAGATGGCGCCGGTCGACCCCTACCACCTGATCTTCATGATCTGGTCTGTGACGCAGCACTATGCCGACTTCGACGCTCAGATCGACGCCGTCACCGGCGGGCAACCGCGCAGTCCGGGTTTTCATGAGCAGGCCAGCCAAGCCGTGCTATCGATCATCCTGAACGGCGTGAAGCCGCGCTGA
- a CDS encoding STAS/SEC14 domain-containing protein produces MLTVTKPSENRLDIVLSGSLDADAMQTGLDELIAHSDGISDGVMLYTISDFALPSAGALAVEFSRLPKLFALIGRFSRCAVVTDAGWIRTAAEVEGALIPGLTIKTFEPQHATEAETWLTASA; encoded by the coding sequence ATGTTGACAGTCACCAAACCGTCCGAAAACCGCTTGGACATTGTGCTGAGCGGCAGCCTCGATGCGGACGCCATGCAAACGGGTCTCGATGAACTGATCGCCCATTCCGATGGCATATCCGACGGCGTGATGCTTTACACGATCTCGGATTTCGCCTTGCCCAGTGCCGGTGCGCTCGCGGTCGAGTTTAGTCGCCTGCCCAAACTTTTCGCGCTGATCGGGCGATTTAGCCGCTGCGCGGTGGTTACGGATGCGGGTTGGATCCGCACCGCGGCTGAAGTTGAAGGCGCACTGATACCAGGTCTCACCATCAAGACATTCGAACCACAGCACGCAACCGAAGCCGAAACGTGGCTGACGGCGAGCGCTTGA
- a CDS encoding Zn-dependent hydrolase: MGMQGSQPGENLRINPDRLWDTIHEIAEIGPGVAGGNNRQTVTDEDGEGRRLFQRWCEEAGLTMGVDEMGTMFMRREGTDPDALPVYVGSHLDTQPTGGRYDGVLGVLAGLEIVRTLNDLDIKTKHPIVVTNWTNEEGTRFAPAMLASGVFAGIHALDWAYDRVDAEGKKFGDELERIGWKGEEKVGDRKMHAFFELHIEQGPILEAEGKDIGVVTHGQGLRWIECTVTGKESHTGSTPMPMRKNAGRGLAQITELVHQIAMDNAPNAVGAIGHIDVYPNSRNIIPGKVVFTVDIRSHELDRLQRMVARFEEEAPKLCEAIGVELSWESVGSFDPPAFDEGCVTMIREAAERLGYSHMNIVSGAGHDACWINRLYPTAMVMCPCVDGLSHNEAEEITKEWARAGADVLFHAVVEKAEIVG, from the coding sequence ATGGGCATGCAAGGCAGCCAGCCTGGGGAAAATCTTCGGATCAATCCCGATCGGCTTTGGGATACCATTCACGAGATCGCTGAGATCGGCCCGGGCGTTGCCGGTGGCAACAACCGGCAGACCGTTACCGATGAGGATGGCGAGGGCCGCAGGCTGTTCCAGCGCTGGTGCGAAGAGGCCGGCCTGACGATGGGCGTCGACGAGATGGGCACCATGTTCATGCGGCGCGAAGGGACGGACCCTGACGCGCTGCCCGTCTATGTCGGTTCGCACCTCGACACGCAGCCGACCGGTGGGCGCTATGATGGCGTGCTGGGGGTGCTGGCGGGCCTTGAGATCGTGCGCACGCTCAATGATCTCGACATCAAGACCAAGCACCCGATTGTTGTGACCAACTGGACCAACGAAGAAGGCACACGTTTTGCGCCGGCCATGCTGGCGTCCGGCGTTTTCGCAGGCATTCATGCGCTCGATTGGGCCTATGACCGCGTCGACGCGGAAGGGAAAAAGTTCGGCGACGAGCTGGAGCGCATCGGCTGGAAGGGCGAGGAAAAGGTTGGTGATCGCAAGATGCACGCCTTTTTTGAGCTGCACATCGAACAGGGCCCGATCCTCGAAGCCGAAGGCAAGGATATTGGCGTTGTCACGCACGGGCAGGGGCTGCGCTGGATCGAATGCACGGTGACAGGCAAGGAGAGCCATACGGGTTCGACGCCGATGCCGATGCGAAAGAATGCGGGGCGTGGCCTCGCGCAGATCACTGAGCTTGTGCACCAGATCGCGATGGACAATGCACCCAACGCGGTGGGCGCCATCGGTCATATCGACGTCTACCCCAACAGCCGCAACATCATCCCCGGCAAGGTGGTCTTCACCGTGGACATCCGATCGCACGAATTGGACCGGCTCCAGCGGATGGTTGCGCGTTTTGAAGAGGAAGCGCCAAAGCTGTGTGAGGCGATCGGCGTTGAACTGTCGTGGGAAAGCGTCGGTTCGTTCGACCCGCCTGCCTTCGACGAGGGCTGCGTGACGATGATCCGCGAGGCGGCGGAGCGTCTCGGCTACAGCCACATGAACATTGTGTCTGGCGCGGGGCATGACGCCTGCTGGATCAACCGGCTGTACCCGACCGCGATGGTCATGTGCCCCTGCGTCGATGGCCTGTCGCACAATGAGGCCGAAGAGATCACCAAAGAGTGGGCGCGCGCCGGGGCGGATGTGCTGTTCCACGCGGTGGTGGAGAAGGCGGAGATCGTGGGGTGA
- a CDS encoding fasciclin domain-containing protein, with protein MEASGDYAMVGFIFSNPTDSAQPEGYVGTLISASDWNNVYPSEGLAEAIVKGIDYINLSDDEVSITTDLGFPAVLIRDPSLFDFEYTTSYPTRAPTATFQALIESYGLERLMTDLDLSGEEITLLAPSDEAFLELPDDFVQQLVDPSDPDRLGTFLANHTLVGRNEMDFLTPVSEYVTETVVEPSEWSEAVDRAEIIVVRPNLNVSDNIIIQVVNQLIITDSFADLIVID; from the coding sequence ATGGAAGCCTCTGGTGACTACGCCATGGTCGGCTTCATATTTTCAAATCCAACTGATTCAGCCCAGCCAGAAGGTTACGTAGGTACTCTGATATCTGCCTCCGATTGGAATAACGTCTATCCATCGGAAGGGCTGGCAGAAGCAATAGTTAAAGGTATCGACTATATCAACCTATCTGATGATGAGGTAAGTATCACAACGGACCTGGGCTTTCCTGCCGTCTTGATCAGAGACCCGAGCTTATTCGACTTCGAATATACAACAAGTTATCCGACGCGCGCGCCCACGGCCACCTTCCAAGCACTCATCGAATCATATGGTCTTGAGAGGCTTATGACGGACTTAGATCTATCAGGGGAAGAAATTACGTTACTTGCTCCATCTGATGAAGCATTCCTTGAACTGCCAGACGATTTTGTCCAACAACTTGTAGACCCTAGCGATCCTGATAGGCTTGGCACTTTCTTAGCAAATCATACTCTTGTCGGGCGAAATGAAATGGATTTTCTTACGCCCGTAAGCGAATACGTTACGGAAACCGTTGTTGAACCGTCCGAATGGTCGGAAGCAGTGGATCGAGCAGAAATAATTGTAGTGCGACCAAACTTGAATGTTTCTGATAATATAATAATACAGGTAGTAAATCAATTGATTATCACTGATTCATTTGCGGATTTAATTGTGATAGACTAA
- a CDS encoding ABC transporter substrate-binding protein, with protein sequence MKTTTKLIAGAALLASSTAFTAPAMAMMDELTLQLKWVTQAQFAGYYVALHEGLYEAENLDVTINPGGPDIAPPQVIAGGGADVIIEWMPAALAARERGVPLVNIAQPFVRSGMMLTCRNDSGVTSPQDFPGSTLGVWFFGNEYPFLSWMSQLGIPTDGGDEGVTVVRQGFNVDPIIQGQADCVSTMNYNEYWQIIDAGFAPDDLTVFNYTDQGVATLEDGLYVVEESLEDPAMVDKLTRFVRASMAGWAWAQENPEEAAMIVLEYDETGAQTEAHQTRMMGEINVLTAGSTGVLDVAAYETTVETLLAGGDDPVITAAPEGAWTSVVTDGL encoded by the coding sequence ATGAAGACAACCACCAAGCTGATCGCAGGGGCGGCGCTGCTCGCCTCATCAACGGCCTTCACGGCGCCTGCGATGGCGATGATGGATGAGCTGACGCTGCAGCTCAAATGGGTCACCCAGGCGCAGTTCGCTGGCTACTATGTCGCGCTGCACGAGGGGCTGTACGAAGCTGAAAATCTTGATGTCACCATCAATCCAGGTGGGCCGGATATCGCGCCGCCGCAGGTGATCGCCGGTGGTGGCGCTGATGTCATTATCGAGTGGATGCCCGCCGCGCTCGCTGCGCGTGAGCGTGGTGTGCCGCTCGTCAACATCGCCCAACCGTTCGTCCGCTCGGGCATGATGCTGACCTGCCGGAACGATTCCGGTGTCACCAGCCCGCAAGATTTTCCCGGTTCGACGCTCGGCGTCTGGTTCTTCGGCAACGAATATCCGTTCCTGTCGTGGATGAGCCAGTTGGGCATCCCCACCGATGGCGGCGATGAGGGCGTGACGGTCGTCCGTCAGGGCTTCAACGTTGACCCGATCATCCAGGGTCAGGCCGATTGTGTGTCCACCATGAACTACAATGAATACTGGCAGATTATCGATGCGGGTTTCGCGCCGGATGATCTGACGGTGTTCAACTACACCGACCAGGGCGTCGCGACGCTTGAAGATGGTCTGTACGTGGTTGAAGAGTCGCTTGAAGACCCCGCCATGGTCGACAAGCTGACCCGTTTTGTTCGCGCCTCGATGGCCGGATGGGCGTGGGCGCAGGAAAACCCCGAAGAAGCGGCCATGATCGTACTCGAGTATGATGAGACCGGCGCACAGACCGAAGCGCATCAGACGCGCATGATGGGCGAGATCAACGTCCTGACCGCGGGTTCGACCGGTGTTCTCGATGTTGCGGCTTACGAGACGACGGTGGAAACGCTGCTTGCTGGTGGTGATGACCCGGTGATCACGGCTGCTCCCGAGGGGGCGTGGACGTCGGTGGTGACCGACGGGCTGTAA